A single Brassica rapa cultivar Chiifu-401-42 chromosome A04, CAAS_Brap_v3.01, whole genome shotgun sequence DNA region contains:
- the LOC103864437 gene encoding cell division control protein 48 homolog C — protein MGRRDRSCGGGGLGGGINGRVLSQAMDSCGKDLSTAEEIVDDLRSRYGTYAMRTRQVLLLSVRRVLNARKNNNKRTKDDNKGDDGGKMKKQKRVDEKEEEKLQLAEQTSHLKKRKTKDKSVSSSSSSSDISETWEDFDLISDSIRDNYAKMNNSPSAKKPIVVEKNFEVETVSRSKMTTMGGLLENEARVSPPPPPLSGTNNNKGGRPTFKDFGGIKKVLDQLEFDILFPLFNPLAFETTGVKPPRGFLFHGPPGCGKTRLANAIANEASVPFYQISATEVVSGVPGDSEENIRELFSKAHRTAPSIIFIDEIDAIGSKREKQQREMEKRIVTQLLTCIDGPHQQGDDENGGYVVVIGATNRPDALDPALRRPGRFDREIALTVPDEDARAEILSVVSKRLRLEGSFNMKGIARLTPGFVGADLEGLANMAGSLCIKRVMNSRKSQLSGCQDDDGSWLRQPWSEEDLQILFVRMSDFEEAVKLVKGSLTREGFSTVPDVTWGDVGGLDHLRSELNDYIVSPIKNPDIYKKIVAKLETGFLLYGPPGCGKTLVAKAVANEAGANFIHIKGPELLNKYVGESELAMRTLFQRARTFDQVDALTTSRGREGGSVNGGGLLNQFLTELDGGERHNVYVIGATNRLDVIDSAFLRPGRFGNLVYVPLPNADERVSILKSIAKKRPIDPSVDLDAIAKMNCQRFSGADLANLMDKAIHVAVKEKLESRESSSEDGNMDLSDCTIKMTHFEQALSLVTPSVSKQQIKHYERQRKLQKKRRLLKKLQKKIRLLMKLQLHPKKRSYKEAPEETTWIKST, from the exons ATGGGGAGGAGAGATCGCAGCTGCGGAGGTGGTGGTCTTGGCGGAGGAATTAATGGGAGAGTTTTGAGTCAAGCTATGGATTCGTGCGGGAAGGATTTATCCACGGCGGAGGAAATCGTCGACGACCTCCGTTCCAGGTACGGTACTTATGCGATGCGGACTCGTCAAGTACTTCTCCTCAGCGTCAGACGTGTCCTTAATGCCcgaaaaaacaacaacaagcGTACGAAAGACGACAACAAAGGCGATGATGGTGGTAAGATGAAGAAACAGAAACGTGTtgatgagaaagaagaagagaagttgCAGCTAGCTGAACAAACATCACATCTCAAGAAGAGAAAAACCAAGGACAAgtcagtttcttcttcttcttcctcgtctgaTATCTCTGAGACTTGGGAGGACTTTGATTTGATCAGTGACAGCATAAGAGATAACTACGCTAAGATGAATAATAGCCCCTCCGCCAAGAAACCAATTGTCGTGGAGAAGAATTTCGAAGTTGAGACTGTTTCCAGAAGCAAGATGACTACAATGGGTGGGCTGCTGGAAAATGAAGCTAGagtttctcctcctcctcctcccttgAGTGgaactaataataataaaggaGGTCGACCTACTTTTAAAGACTTTGGTGGGATTAAAAAAGTGTTGGATCAGTTAGAGTTTGATATTCTCTTCCCTCTTTTCAATCCTCTAGCGTTTGAGACGACTGGAGTTAAGCCGCCACGCGGGTTTCTATTCCACGGACCACCTGGCTGTGGAAAGACTCGGCTGGCCAATGCCATAGCCAACGAAGCTAGTGTTCCCTTTTACCAGATCTCAGCCACGGAAGTCGTCTCCGGTGTTCCTGGTGATTCTGAAGAGAACATCAGAGAGCTCTTCTCTAAAGCACACAGGACCGCGCCTTCTATCATCTTTATCGATGAGATTGACGCCATTGGATCCAAGAGAGAGAAACAGCAAAGGGAGATGGAGAAGCGGATCGTAACACAGCTATTGACTTGTATAGATGGTCCTCATCAGCAGGGAGATGATGAAAATGGTGGATACGTTGTTGTCATTGGAGCTACTAATAGGCCTGACGCTCTTGATCCTGCTCTGAGAAGGCCCGGGCGGTTTGACCGTGAGATTGCTCTAACCGTTCCTGACGAAGACGCCAGGGCTGAGATACTCTCTGTTGTATCTAAAAGACTTAGACTCGAAGGCTCCTTCAACATGAAAGGAATCGCTCGCTTAACGCCCGGGTTTGTTGGAGCTGATTTGGAAGGTTTAGCTAACATGGCTGGCAGTCTTTGCATCAAGAGAGTTATGAATTCAAGAAAATCGCAACTGTCCGGCTGCCAGGATGATGATGGGTCTTGGCTGAGGCAGCCCTGGTCAGAAGAAGATTTGCAGATTCTCTTTGTGAGAATGTCTGATTTTGAGGAAGCGGTGAAGTTAGTCAAGGGATCTTTAACTCGAGAAGGTTTCTCCACCGTGCCTGATGTCACATGGGGTGATGTCGGTGGACTTGACCATCTACGGAGTGAACTCAACGATTACATAGTCAGCCCTATCAAAAATCcagatatttataaaaaaattgtggcGAAGCTAGAGACAGGTTTCTTGCTCTATGGACCGCCGGGCTGCGGAAAGACGTTGGTTGCAAAGGCAGTTGCGAACGAGGCAGGAGCTAATTTCATACACATCAAGGGTCCGGAACTTCTAAATAAATACGTTGGTGAAAGCGAGCTTGCTATGCGGACCTTGTTTCAGCGCGCCCGGACATTTGA TCAGGTGGATGCTTTGACAACAAGTCGTGGTAGAGAAGGTGGCTCGGTTAATGGAGGAGGTCTTTTGAACCAG TTTCTTACTGAACTGGACGGTGGAGAGAGACATAATGTATATGTAATCGGAGCTACGAACAGGCTCGATGTGATTGATTCTGCATTCTTGAGACCGGGTAGGTTTGGGAATCTTGTGTACGTACCCCTCCCTAACGCGGATGAGCGTGTTTCAATCCTAAAATCTATTGCAAAGAAGAGACCCATAGATCCTAGTGTTGATCTGGATGCCATTGCAAAGATGAACTGTCAACGTTTCAGCGGAGCTGATCTCGCTAACCTG ATGGACAAAGCTATACACGTGGCAGTGAAGGAGAAGTTGGAGTCCAGGGAGTCATCGTCTGAAGATGGCAATATGGATTTAAGTGATTGCACCATCAAGATGACTCATTTCGAGCAAGCCTTGTCCTTAGTCACACCATCTGTGAGCAAACAG CAAATAAAACACTACGAGAGACAAAGgaagctacaaaaaaaaaggagactactgaagaagctacaaaaaaaaataagactATTGATGAAGCTACAACtacacccaaaaaaaagaagctacaAAGAAGCACCGGAAGAAACAACATGGATCAAATCAACGTAG
- the LOC103864378 gene encoding histone-lysine N-methyltransferase, H3 lysine-9 specific SUVH6 isoform X2, translating into MVHAESFKVSSLSNGHVPEENLGGDVLNNGRVTASTKMLKFKRRKVFAHRDFPPGCGTPAMRLKARMAENVNVVGGADDHHPSVPSSEANMNVANADDPCKEERKSEQRDEHHPRNDMELVVFESRGDKQEPEPKKEESGESTVYTSDRHVEPVAVKPLRICLPDGNDKNVVKSVSSEPKRTHGAVKRKATKSVAFHEPLKVPKKMNIDYGEGSKMKKNLYSRERGRSPDRGELPRQPRTLQVGLPPSRPSGSSGGGDSRTKVKETLRLFYGACRKLLQEEEAKPVKQKRFRVDCEAAKILKEKGKYLNTGKHIMGAVPGIEVGDEFQYRMELNILGIHKPSQGGIDYMKIGDEVFATSIVASGGYDDELDNTDVLTYTGQGGNVIKNKKGKEVPMPEDQKLVTGNLALANSVKKKNPVRVIRGNKKAVLESSGDKKGRSYVYDGLYVVETFWQETGSHGKLVFKFKLRRMPGQPELAWKVVKNTKKAEERVGLCRIDISEGHERLPICAVNEIDDEEPPSFIYTVKMIYPDWCRPIPPKGCRCTRRCAEAKDCACVAKNGGEIPYNYDGAIVSAKNLIYECGPLCKCPASCYLRVTQRGIKFPLEIFKTESRGWGVRSLSSIPSGSFICEYVGELLEDKEAERRTGNDEYLFDIGNRYDNSLAEGMSKLMPETQPAMGGDDDEMSGFTIDAAKKGNIGRFINHCCSPNLYAQNVLYDHEDTRIPHVMFFAMDNVPPLQELTYHYNYIIDQDWR; encoded by the exons ATGGTGCATGCAGAGTCATTCAAAGTTAGTTCCTTGAGCAATGGTCATGTGCCTGAGGAGAATCTAGGAGGAGACGTTTTGAATAATGGTCGTGTAACCGCCTCTACTAAGATGCTTAAGTTCAAGCGCCGCAAGGTTTTTGCTCATAGAGACTTCCCTCCAGGTTGTGGAACCCCTGCCATGAGGCTTAAGGCGAGAATGGCTGAGAATGTGAATGTTGTTGGTGGTGCTGATGATCACCACCCTAGTGTTCCGTCTTCTGAAGCTAACATGAATGTTGCTAATGCTGATGACCCTTGTAAAGAGGAAAGAAAGTCTGAGCAGCGTGATGAGCATCATCCTCGTAACGACATGGAGCTCGTGGTATTTGAATCTCGTGGTGATAAACAGGAGCCGGAACCAAAGAAAGAGGAGTCTGGCGAATCGACGGTGTATACAAGTGATCGACATGTTGAGCCTGTGGCGGTTAAGCCGCTGAGGATCTGTTTGCCAGATGGAAATGATAAGAACGTTGTTAAGTCAGTGTCATCAGAACCAAAACGAACTCATGGTGCGGTTAAAAGAAAAGCAACGAAAAGCGTTGCGTTTCATGAACCGTTGAAGGTTCCCAAAAAGATGAATATAGATTACGGTGAAGGGTCTAAGATGAAGAAGAATTTGTATTCGCGCGAGAGAGGAAGAAGTCCAGATAGAGGAGAGCTACCTCGCCAGCCTCGGACATTACAAGTTGGGCTTCCTCCTTCGCGTCCCAGTGGTTCAAGCGGCGGTGGTGATAGCCGGACCAAAGTCAAGGAAACATTACGTCTTTTCTACGGAGCTTGTAGAAAGCTTTTACAAGAGGAAGAAGCTAAGCCTGTGAAACAAAAGAGGTTCAGAGTAGACTGCGAGGCCGCGAAGATTCTCAAGGAGAAAGGGAAGTATCTCAACACAGGAAAACATATAATGGGAGCTGTCCCTGGGATTGAAGTCGGCGACGAGTTTCAGTACAGGATGGAGCTGAACATTCTCGGTATACATAAACCAAGTCAAGGAGGTATTGATTATATGAAGATCGGTGATGAAGTATTCGCAACGAGTATTGTAGCCTCGGGAGGGTACGATGACGAGCTTGACAACACTGATGTCTTGACCTACACGGGTCAAGGCGGAAACGTGATAAAGAACAAGAAAGGAAAGGAAGTACCGATGCCTGAAGACCAGAAGCTTGTAACTGGGAACCTCGCGTTAGCAAAcagtgtgaagaagaagaaccctGTTCGTGTCATAAGAGGGAACAAGAAGGCGGTTTTGGAGTCGTCAGGCGATAAGAAAGGTAGAAGCTATGTCTACGATGGGTTATACGTTGTGGAGACGTTTTGGCAAGAGACTGGTTCGCACGGGAAGCTTGTGTTTAAGTTTAAGCTTAGGCGCATGCCTGGACAACCCGAGCTCGCGTGGAAAGTGGTGAAGAACACAAAGAAGGCAGAGGAGCGTGTGGGTCTGTGCAGGATCGACATCTCGGAAGGGCATGAGAGGCTTCCCATTTGCGCTGTGAACGAGATCGACGACGAGGAGCCTCCTTCGTTCATCTACACGGTTAAGATGATTTACCCTGACTGGTGCAGACCGATACCTCCGAAGGGATGCCGTTGCACCAGACGCTGTGCAGAAGCAAAGGACTGCGCTTGCGTGGCGAAAAACGGAGGAGAGATACCGTATAACTACGATGGAGCTATAGTCAGTGCAAAGAATCTGATCTACGAGTGTGGCCCGCTTTGTAAATGCCCTGCTTCTTGCTACCTAAGAGTCACGCAGAGAGGGATCAAGTTCCCGCTTGAGATCTTCAAAACCGAGTCAAGAGGATGGGGAGTGAGATCTCTCAGCTCGATCCCTTCAGGTAGCTTCATATGCGAGTACGTTGGTGAGCTTTTAGAGGATAAAGAAGCGGAGAGAAGAACAGGGAACGACGAGTATCTCTTTGACATTGGAAACAGATACGACAACTCTTTAGCTGAAGGGATGTCGAAGCTAATGCCTGAGACGCAGCCGGCCATGGGAGGAGATGATGATGAGATGAGCGGGTTCACCATTGATGCAGCTAAGAAAGGGAACATAGGGAGGTTCATAAACCACTGCTGCTCGCCGAATCTGTACGCGCAGAACGTGTTGTATGATCATGAAGACACGAGGATCCCTCACGTGATGTTCTTCGCAATGGACAATGTACCTCCTCTTCAAGAACTCACGTACCACTACAATTACATTATCGATCAG GATTGGAGATGA
- the LOC103864378 gene encoding histone-lysine N-methyltransferase, H3 lysine-9 specific SUVH6 isoform X1: MVHAESFKVSSLSNGHVPEENLGGDVLNNGRVTASTKMLKFKRRKVFAHRDFPPGCGTPAMRLKARMAENVNVVGGADDHHPSVPSSEANMNVANADDPCKEERKSEQRDEHHPRNDMELVVFESRGDKQEPEPKKEESGESTVYTSDRHVEPVAVKPLRICLPDGNDKNVVKSVSSEPKRTHGAVKRKATKSVAFHEPLKVPKKMNIDYGEGSKMKKNLYSRERGRSPDRGELPRQPRTLQVGLPPSRPSGSSGGGDSRTKVKETLRLFYGACRKLLQEEEAKPVKQKRFRVDCEAAKILKEKGKYLNTGKHIMGAVPGIEVGDEFQYRMELNILGIHKPSQGGIDYMKIGDEVFATSIVASGGYDDELDNTDVLTYTGQGGNVIKNKKGKEVPMPEDQKLVTGNLALANSVKKKNPVRVIRGNKKAVLESSGDKKGRSYVYDGLYVVETFWQETGSHGKLVFKFKLRRMPGQPELAWKVVKNTKKAEERVGLCRIDISEGHERLPICAVNEIDDEEPPSFIYTVKMIYPDWCRPIPPKGCRCTRRCAEAKDCACVAKNGGEIPYNYDGAIVSAKNLIYECGPLCKCPASCYLRVTQRGIKFPLEIFKTESRGWGVRSLSSIPSGSFICEYVGELLEDKEAERRTGNDEYLFDIGNRYDNSLAEGMSKLMPETQPAMGGDDDEMSGFTIDAAKKGNIGRFINHCCSPNLYAQNVLYDHEDTRIPHVMFFAMDNVPPLQELTYHYNYIIDQVRDSNGNIKKKTCYCGSSDCTGRLY, translated from the coding sequence ATGGTGCATGCAGAGTCATTCAAAGTTAGTTCCTTGAGCAATGGTCATGTGCCTGAGGAGAATCTAGGAGGAGACGTTTTGAATAATGGTCGTGTAACCGCCTCTACTAAGATGCTTAAGTTCAAGCGCCGCAAGGTTTTTGCTCATAGAGACTTCCCTCCAGGTTGTGGAACCCCTGCCATGAGGCTTAAGGCGAGAATGGCTGAGAATGTGAATGTTGTTGGTGGTGCTGATGATCACCACCCTAGTGTTCCGTCTTCTGAAGCTAACATGAATGTTGCTAATGCTGATGACCCTTGTAAAGAGGAAAGAAAGTCTGAGCAGCGTGATGAGCATCATCCTCGTAACGACATGGAGCTCGTGGTATTTGAATCTCGTGGTGATAAACAGGAGCCGGAACCAAAGAAAGAGGAGTCTGGCGAATCGACGGTGTATACAAGTGATCGACATGTTGAGCCTGTGGCGGTTAAGCCGCTGAGGATCTGTTTGCCAGATGGAAATGATAAGAACGTTGTTAAGTCAGTGTCATCAGAACCAAAACGAACTCATGGTGCGGTTAAAAGAAAAGCAACGAAAAGCGTTGCGTTTCATGAACCGTTGAAGGTTCCCAAAAAGATGAATATAGATTACGGTGAAGGGTCTAAGATGAAGAAGAATTTGTATTCGCGCGAGAGAGGAAGAAGTCCAGATAGAGGAGAGCTACCTCGCCAGCCTCGGACATTACAAGTTGGGCTTCCTCCTTCGCGTCCCAGTGGTTCAAGCGGCGGTGGTGATAGCCGGACCAAAGTCAAGGAAACATTACGTCTTTTCTACGGAGCTTGTAGAAAGCTTTTACAAGAGGAAGAAGCTAAGCCTGTGAAACAAAAGAGGTTCAGAGTAGACTGCGAGGCCGCGAAGATTCTCAAGGAGAAAGGGAAGTATCTCAACACAGGAAAACATATAATGGGAGCTGTCCCTGGGATTGAAGTCGGCGACGAGTTTCAGTACAGGATGGAGCTGAACATTCTCGGTATACATAAACCAAGTCAAGGAGGTATTGATTATATGAAGATCGGTGATGAAGTATTCGCAACGAGTATTGTAGCCTCGGGAGGGTACGATGACGAGCTTGACAACACTGATGTCTTGACCTACACGGGTCAAGGCGGAAACGTGATAAAGAACAAGAAAGGAAAGGAAGTACCGATGCCTGAAGACCAGAAGCTTGTAACTGGGAACCTCGCGTTAGCAAAcagtgtgaagaagaagaaccctGTTCGTGTCATAAGAGGGAACAAGAAGGCGGTTTTGGAGTCGTCAGGCGATAAGAAAGGTAGAAGCTATGTCTACGATGGGTTATACGTTGTGGAGACGTTTTGGCAAGAGACTGGTTCGCACGGGAAGCTTGTGTTTAAGTTTAAGCTTAGGCGCATGCCTGGACAACCCGAGCTCGCGTGGAAAGTGGTGAAGAACACAAAGAAGGCAGAGGAGCGTGTGGGTCTGTGCAGGATCGACATCTCGGAAGGGCATGAGAGGCTTCCCATTTGCGCTGTGAACGAGATCGACGACGAGGAGCCTCCTTCGTTCATCTACACGGTTAAGATGATTTACCCTGACTGGTGCAGACCGATACCTCCGAAGGGATGCCGTTGCACCAGACGCTGTGCAGAAGCAAAGGACTGCGCTTGCGTGGCGAAAAACGGAGGAGAGATACCGTATAACTACGATGGAGCTATAGTCAGTGCAAAGAATCTGATCTACGAGTGTGGCCCGCTTTGTAAATGCCCTGCTTCTTGCTACCTAAGAGTCACGCAGAGAGGGATCAAGTTCCCGCTTGAGATCTTCAAAACCGAGTCAAGAGGATGGGGAGTGAGATCTCTCAGCTCGATCCCTTCAGGTAGCTTCATATGCGAGTACGTTGGTGAGCTTTTAGAGGATAAAGAAGCGGAGAGAAGAACAGGGAACGACGAGTATCTCTTTGACATTGGAAACAGATACGACAACTCTTTAGCTGAAGGGATGTCGAAGCTAATGCCTGAGACGCAGCCGGCCATGGGAGGAGATGATGATGAGATGAGCGGGTTCACCATTGATGCAGCTAAGAAAGGGAACATAGGGAGGTTCATAAACCACTGCTGCTCGCCGAATCTGTACGCGCAGAACGTGTTGTATGATCATGAAGACACGAGGATCCCTCACGTGATGTTCTTCGCAATGGACAATGTACCTCCTCTTCAAGAACTCACGTACCACTACAATTACATTATCGATCAGGTACGTGACTCTAATGGTAatatcaagaaaaaaacatgctACTGTGGTTCTTCTGATTGTACCGGTAGGCTTTACTAA